Within the Vicinamibacteria bacterium genome, the region CGTCCCGAAGTAATCGCAGCCCAGCTCCTCGCGCTTGAAGGCGAACTGGGCGAAAGAGTGGGCTCCGTCCACCATGACCTCGATCCCGTGCTCACGGGCGATGTCACACACTTCCTTGACCGGGAGGATCTGGCCGGTGAGATTGATCTGATGCGACATCAGGATCATCTTCGTCCTGGCGGTGATGGCCCCGCGGAAATTCTCCACGATCTCGTTCATGGTCCGTGCGGGGGTGGGGATGGTGATGTACTTGATCTCGATGCCCTCGCGTCTTTGCCTCTGATCGAGAGTCGTGCGCATCCGGCCGTAGTCCTGAGTGGTGGTGACGACTTCGTCACCCGATTTGAGGTCGATGCCGAGGAGGAGAATCTCCATCGCCTCGGAGGTGTTCCGCACCAAGGCGATCTCCTCCGGGTCACAGCCGAAGAGGCGGGCGAGGCCGTTGCGTACGGTCTCTCGGCGAGGCGGTAGCAGACTGCGAAGTACGTACGAAGGTGCTTCCTCCTGCTGCCAGATATAGTCGATGAGCGATTCCGTCACGACTCGAGGTGACGGGCAGGTATAACCGTTGTTCAGATCGATCAGGCTTCGGGAGATGCTGAAAGCCTGCTGCACGTCCCGCCAATAGGATTCGTCTCGAGCGACCTCTTCGGGCACGAGCGAGGCGACGCGGCCCGTAGCCGCCTCCACCCGCGCGGTCTCACCCGGGTCGAAGATCGTGGTGACGCCTGCCGCTCCGAGTCCCGCGCCCAAGGTCTGCAGA harbors:
- a CDS encoding aminotransferase class V-fold PLP-dependent enzyme; the encoded protein is MERRRFLQTLGAGLGAAGVTTIFDPGETARVEAATGRVASLVPEEVARDESYWRDVQQAFSISRSLIDLNNGYTCPSPRVVTESLIDYIWQQEEAPSYVLRSLLPPRRETVRNGLARLFGCDPEEIALVRNTSEAMEILLLGIDLKSGDEVVTTTQDYGRMRTTLDQRQRREGIEIKYITIPTPARTMNEIVENFRGAITARTKMILMSHQINLTGQILPVKEVCDIAREHGIEVMVDGAHSFAQFAFKREELGCDYFGTSLHKWLLAPKGTGMLFVRRDKIEKIWPLMAAPESMNADIRKFEEIGTHSLAPYLATGEALAFHNAIGSDRKEARLRYLKDYWAKRLMELPNVRLHTSLDPQMSCAIGNVEITNVAPDDLVDYFWDRHHIIVTAINHDEYRGLRITPNLYTTMDELDYFCEVFEQVARRGLPKSA